From the genome of Thermosynechococcus sp. NK55a:
GGAAACGACTGCGGAGTGTAAAGTTTATTAAAGACCTTGACTCCTTTGGTTAGCCTTCGTCACAATGAGTTTCATAGGTTGGGATTTGAATTTTATCCTCGTAAGCGGTTTGTCATAACTGCGAGTGAGTCGGTTGTGCCAATGCTAGAAACCCTTGAATTTGTTATTTATCCCGATGGCCGCGTCGTTGAAACGGTGACGGGAATTGCTGGGGCATCCTGTGCTGAGGTGACTGCTGCCATTGAAGCACAACTCGGATGTGTCATTAGCCAACAGCCCACCGCAGAATACTATGCTTCCCAAGAGGAAGAAAATCAATTGGTTGTTCAATCTGTCCCCTCCCAGTGGTAATCGTTGAGGATTGGTGATCCATGTCGCACTTCAGCCAAATCAAAACCCAAATTCGGAGTTTACCTGCTTTACAAGCTGCCCTAACGGACTTGGGCTTACCGTGGCAATCTGGCTCTCAAGAAGTGCGCGGGTTTCGCGGTCAAACCCAAACCGCTCAAGTGGTTGTTCCCCAAGAGAATGGCTATGACATTGGCTTTCGCTGGAATGGCACTGAGTACGAGCTAGTGGCGGATTTGGAGTTTTGGCAGCAGGCATGGTCAGTGGATCGCTTTTTGAATAAAGTTACCCAACGCTATGCCTACCATGCGGTGCTGCAATCTGCAACGGAACAGGGCTTTCAAGTGCAGGCCACAGAACAGCAGGCCGATGGTAGTGTCAAGGTCGTGCTGCAACGCTGGCGTTCCTAGCCTCTCACGCAAATGGATCGGCAGATGGGTCAGCCCCTTGGTTTAGAACCAGAGCTTGGTGGTCAACTGCGCCAAAGTGAATCTCGCAGTGGCTATGAACCTGAACTAGGGGGAGCCCATCGCCAACGCGGTGTCTATGTCGATGAAATTACCTGTATTGGCTGCAAACACTGTGCCCATGTGGCGCGAAATACATTTTATATCGAGCCTAACTACGGGCGATCGCGGGTGGTGCGCCAAGATGGTGACCCCCTTGAACTGATTCAAGAAGCCATTGATACTTGTCCCGTCGATTGCATCCATTGGGTAGATTACACGGAATTAAAACGGCTGGAAAAAGAGCGCCTCGACCAGGTAGTTCCCCTTGCCGGTTTTCCCATTGATCCAGCCACTACACACCGCAAGAAACGGCGATCGCCCCCTAGGGCTAAATAGCATCTTCAGGCATCACAATGAGCGTTGTTCCCTGACGGCCAATGACAATCACCCGCTGATGTTCGGGAATGACCAAGTGGGGATCGTCACAGCGAGCCTGCCAAGAAATCCCTTCGTACAGTACTCGCCCCGTTTCGCCAGCGGGAATTCTCGTGATTGTTTTGGCCTCGGCGGCTTCCTTGAGCACTGGCGGAACTCGCTTCGGTTGATAGCGCCGCAACAGAAAGACCACAACAATGGAGAGCACCATCCAAAGGAGAATTTGTACTGAAAAGCTGGGAATTAGGAACGAGAGAAATGCAACAATAAGAGCACTGAGGCCGATGGTGGCTTCCATAAAAGCCGTCGGCAAAACAAGCTCCATCACAAAAAGGATGATGGCAAGAATTAACCAAATCAAAAAGGGAGACAGGGGCATTGCTCTTATCACCCAAGATGGCTACTTCAACAATAGCTTAAACTTCCCTGATCCAGTGGGCGGATTTAACTAGTTTGAATACTTCAATGCTCGTCAAAAGATCAATGCTGGTCAAAAGAGCTCTACTGGAACTTACAAGGGTGACCCTGCGTCAGGGGAGCTAGCGCTCAAGGGAGACTCCTCCAATTCTGTACAATGATGAATTTGATGAATTTAATGAGGCAAACAACAATGACGGATCTATTTATCCCCCTGCTGGTGGGACTCTTCACCCTTGGACTGTTGACGAGTTGGCTATGGCGACCGACAGCAACGCCGATTTCCCGTGCTGAACAGGCCAATACCCCTAATTTTGTTGCCGATGCCCCACCGCCGGATGATGAAGGTACACCGCCCCGCCGTGGATAGGCGAGGATTTCCCTAGAAGATTCTAGAACTGGCTAATGGAGTGATCAAGCAGCTTTGGTCAGCAGCACAGCAGTTTCAGGCGGGTTTCTTTGCCTTTGGCCGTGGTCTTTTTTTATAGCCCGTTATCATCTTTGGGGCTATGTGCTGTTACCTGCCTTCTTGAGCCTCCTTCTGGGGGTAACGCTCATCATTGCTGCTTTCTGGGCTGTTCAAGTCGTTGGCAATTATTGGTTTGTTGCTGAGGAATGGCAGTGGCTCTACCAAGGGTTCATTGATATTTTGGCAACCCTCCTTGCTGTCTTTTTAGCCCTGATTGGCTATCAAACACTGATTCCCCTTGTGGTGATTCCTTTCCTTGGCCCCCTGCTTAACCGTGTTGAAAAAATTACCACGGGACAAACAATCGAGGTGGGGTGGCAGCGTGATTTATGGAATGCCGTTGTCGGTAGCTGGTTTGCCCTGCGGGATGCGGTGGTGCAGGTGATTTTTCTGCTGCTTTCATTTTTAACGGGACCACTGCAACCTGTCGTGATGGCGATCGTCAATAGTTTCTTTCTAGGGCGCGGCAGTTTTGATTACCTCCTTGAAAAACACAGCACTTCTTTAAGGGAGCGCAAACTTTTGACCCGTGCCTATAGGCCACAGATCTATGGCCTTGGTTTGGCGCAGTTTTTGGGGCTGTTGATCCCCTTAGTTGGTTTGGTACTGGTACCGGCAGTGGGGGTGGTGGCTGCTGCTTTGCTCATTCAAGATCATCCACCGCAACAACAGTTGATGGCAGCGAATGCGGTTTCTCGGCGTTGATCTGGCTTGGCAAGGAGGGGCATCAGGGTACTGCTGTTTGCAGTGGCAGGGGCAAGATTTGGCGGTGGTTGCCCTCGATCGCGCCTGTGATACGCAGGAACTCTTGGCATGGATTGAGCGGGATGCACCCTCTGGGCAAGCAGCAATGGTGGCGGTGGATGCGCCCCTAATTATTCCCAATCCCAGGGGTATGCGCTCCTGCGATCGCCAGTCCCATCAAGTCCTTGGGCGCTACCATGCTGGCTGTTATCCTGCGAATCAGCAGTCCCCCTTTGCAAGCCACACCACGGGTTTCAGTGAAGCCCTCAGCCAACGGGGCTTTCACCATGCCCCTACCATCGGGCCGCAGCAATCGGGACGGTTTCAAATTGAAGTCTTCCCCCATGCTACGGCGATCGCCCTCTTTGAGCTTGATCAAATCATCAAGTACAAAAAAGGCCGCCTTGCAGAGCGACGCAGGGGGTTAGCTCGTCTTCGAGAGTTAATGACAAGCCGCCTTTGCCACTGTGAGCCGTCCCTAAGGTTGCAGTTCCCGGAAGCACTGCCCACCAGTGGGCGCGATCTCAAAGGGCTGGAAGATCAACTGGATGCGATTCTCTGTGCCTATACAGCAGCCTATTGGTGGTACTGGGGGAGCGATCGCCACTGGGTGTTCGGCACCGAGTCATTTTCACCAGCGCCAGCAACCACCGAGGCCTACCTCACAACAGGATATATCGTTGTTCCCCGTCGCTAACTTTCACGATTGCGGTAGCGCTGCAGTTCCGTGCGTAGGGCCGCAATTTCAGCGCGCAAATCATCAATCAGAGCTTGCCAATCCACCCGTTGGCTCCCCCGCGGCACCACCATTTCGGCTTCTTGGCGGGCACGAGTCTGTACCTCTTCCATGAATTCATGGAGCCGCTGCCGCTGCTCGGCATCAAATCGCCCCACTTGACTTAGGAATTCGACAAACAAATGCTGCGCCTGATCACGCAGGAGCGTTGCGGTCGCTCGACCAAGGAAAAAGGCCTCCAGCGGCGATTGACTCATAGGAGTGTCGTTCCTCATAGGTTGCGTCTCTCAATCCCTGAGTGTAACAAAGTTTTACAGTCAACAGGCCTTGCCTTGTCCCCATTCCCCAGCTTTTTCCTATAGAAGAGATAAGAAACTCTTTGACATTTTACTAGCCAAGTTATCCCCAGAAAAGCATAGAATTACTTCAATTAAATCTCCTCTTATCATAGCTATAAGCAAGGTACAAGGATACTCCCTCAGGGCTAGGGGTTCCTCTCAATCATGCTCTAGCTATGAAACCCTCTCTAAATTCGCCAAAAGGGACAGAAATGCTAACCAATTTAGTTAATCGAGTTCACTTTCGCTATTGGCGTGGCGATCTCTTTGGTGGGCTAACTGCCGCCATTGTTGCCTTGCCAATGGCCTTGGCCTTTGGGGTCACCTCTGGGGCTGGTGCAACGGCGGGACTCTACTGCGTGGTCTTTCTTGGCTTTTTTGCAGCTCTTTTTGGGGGCACGCCAACACTCATTTCCAATCCCACAGGGCCAATGACCGTCGTGATTACGGCAGTGATCACCCGACTGACCAGTGAATATCCCGAACAGGGGTTATCCATGGCCTTTACGGTGGTGATGCTAGCGGGCTGTTTTCAAATCCTCTTTGGTCTGTTGCGGCTGGGCAAATACATCACCCTCATGCCCTACACCGTGATTTCTGGCTTTATGTCGGGGATTGGCCTGATCATGATCCTGCTGCAAATTGGCCCACTGTTGGGGCACAGCAGTAAAGGTGGGGTCTTGGGGGCAGTGCAAAACTTGCCAGAGTGGATTCAAACACTGAACCCAGCGGCCCTTACTTTGGGCTTATTCACCCTTGGACTCATTTATTTCACACCCCAGAAAATTCGTCGGCTTGTGCCGCCACAGCTCCTCGCCTTGGTTTTGGGCACGATTCTATCAGTGGTCTTTTTTGCGGATGCCGGTTTGGCCCGCATTGGCACAATTCCCACTGGTCTGCCAGAGTTTGTGCCGCCGACTTTTACGCTGCCTGCTCTGAAAACGATGATTGTGGACGGGGCAATGCTGGGGATGCTCGGCTGTATTGATTCGCTCCTTACCTCGGTGATTGCCGATAGC
Proteins encoded in this window:
- a CDS encoding zinc finger domain-containing protein; the protein is MLCFPRGRKSIGCSICPLPVVIVEDW
- a CDS encoding DUF1257 domain-containing protein; this encodes MSHFSQIKTQIRSLPALQAALTDLGLPWQSGSQEVRGFRGQTQTAQVVVPQENGYDIGFRWNGTEYELVADLEFWQQAWSVDRFLNKVTQRYAYHAVLQSATEQGFQVQATEQQADGSVKVVLQRWRS
- a CDS encoding ferredoxin; this translates as MGQPLGLEPELGGQLRQSESRSGYEPELGGAHRQRGVYVDEITCIGCKHCAHVARNTFYIEPNYGRSRVVRQDGDPLELIQEAIDTCPVDCIHWVDYTELKRLEKERLDQVVPLAGFPIDPATTHRKKRRSPPRAK
- a CDS encoding NfeD family protein → MPLSPFLIWLILAIILFVMELVLPTAFMEATIGLSALIVAFLSFLIPSFSVQILLWMVLSIVVVFLLRRYQPKRVPPVLKEAAEAKTITRIPAGETGRVLYEGISWQARCDDPHLVIPEHQRVIVIGRQGTTLIVMPEDAI
- a CDS encoding EI24 domain-containing protein, which produces MLLPAFLSLLLGVTLIIAAFWAVQVVGNYWFVAEEWQWLYQGFIDILATLLAVFLALIGYQTLIPLVVIPFLGPLLNRVEKITTGQTIEVGWQRDLWNAVVGSWFALRDAVVQVIFLLLSFLTGPLQPVVMAIVNSFFLGRGSFDYLLEKHSTSLRERKLLTRAYRPQIYGLGLAQFLGLLIPLVGLVLVPAVGVVAAALLIQDHPPQQQLMAANAVSRR
- a CDS encoding DUF429 domain-containing protein, whose product is MRFLGVDLAWQGGASGYCCLQWQGQDLAVVALDRACDTQELLAWIERDAPSGQAAMVAVDAPLIIPNPRGMRSCDRQSHQVLGRYHAGCYPANQQSPFASHTTGFSEALSQRGFHHAPTIGPQQSGRFQIEVFPHATAIALFELDQIIKYKKGRLAERRRGLARLRELMTSRLCHCEPSLRLQFPEALPTSGRDLKGLEDQLDAILCAYTAAYWWYWGSDRHWVFGTESFSPAPATTEAYLTTGYIVVPRR
- a CDS encoding DUF6825 family protein; amino-acid sequence: MSQSPLEAFFLGRATATLLRDQAQHLFVEFLSQVGRFDAEQRQRLHEFMEEVQTRARQEAEMVVPRGSQRVDWQALIDDLRAEIAALRTELQRYRNRES